From Methylomonas sp. EFPC3, a single genomic window includes:
- a CDS encoding AtpZ/AtpI family protein has protein sequence MSFRNKLIEFTRRDARRLQEQRRQSASWFGVLLYGGTLGLLFVVPIVAGAYLGRWLDTLADGYSVRWTVSLIVLGIVVGAYNALRFLQEHSR, from the coding sequence ATGAGTTTTCGGAATAAATTGATCGAATTCACCCGGCGCGATGCGCGGCGCTTGCAGGAACAACGCCGGCAATCGGCGTCCTGGTTCGGTGTGTTGCTGTACGGCGGTACGCTGGGACTGTTGTTTGTCGTGCCCATCGTCGCCGGAGCCTACCTGGGGCGTTGGCTGGATACGTTGGCGGACGGTTATTCGGTGCGCTGGACCGTCAGCCTGATCGTGTTGGGCATTGTGGTTGGTGCCTACAATGCGCTGCGGTTTTTACAGGAGCATTCGCGATGA
- a CDS encoding F0F1 ATP synthase subunit epsilon yields the protein MSGFSLTLLDSRGVEHFEQVGQFVGADADGSFGILPGHVRMIALLRYGLARFRDQAGIWRYLALPGGVLRFADNRMTLTAVRYFLGDDPDALCEQLAAEMARTDSEVHRARATLTEIERSLLRRLAELSNRVAGGR from the coding sequence ATGAGCGGATTTAGCTTGACCCTGCTCGACAGCCGCGGCGTCGAGCATTTCGAACAAGTCGGCCAATTCGTCGGCGCCGACGCCGACGGCAGTTTCGGTATCTTGCCCGGCCACGTGCGGATGATTGCGTTATTGCGTTACGGGCTGGCGCGGTTTCGCGACCAAGCCGGTATCTGGCGCTATCTGGCTCTGCCGGGCGGCGTGTTGCGCTTTGCCGATAATCGAATGACGTTGACCGCGGTGCGCTATTTTCTCGGCGACGATCCCGACGCTTTGTGCGAGCAATTGGCGGCGGAAATGGCGCGCACCGATTCGGAAGTACATCGGGCGCGAGCGACGCTGACTGAAATCGAACGTTCGCTATTGCGGCGTTTGGCGGAGTTGAGCAACCGGGTTGCAGGGGGGCGATAG